The DNA segment ATGTTGATGACCAGCAGGATCGCGCCAACTCCGACCAGTGGTTGCCATGATTGCTGAAACAGATAGATCGTAGCGCTGATGTACTGATCGGCAACCACCGTGGTCGCTATGAACGGTTGCGAGGCACGCTGCGGTGAATGGGTGGTGGTCCCTTTCGGTGCATACGGATTTTCCAAGTCGGGGTTGGTTCGGCGGTCGTTTGGTGGAGGGACCGTGTCGGCCGCCGAGAGAACTGGATCGGCCGTCGAATGGGCCGGGGCAGTTGACTCGGGGGCGTAGAGAGGGGCGGGCGCGGGCGTTTCGCTTGCCGTGATCACAAACAGATGATTGCAGGAGGGACACCTCGCCTGACTGCCCACGCTATCTTCTGGAACGGCTAGGGTTGCCGAACATCGAGGGCATACCTGTTGGATTTCTTTCATCAATCATCCCAAGGGCTGGTTGCGGGCTGTTCGTCATCATCCGACATGCCTGCGGGTTGAATCCACCGAACCAGGCTTACGCCGATTCCCAGCAGCCCTGCTAACAGCAGAGGCGCGGAATAGGTGAACAGCAAGAACGTCAAATGCAAAGTGCGGGAAGTCTCTCCACTGGCGACCTCTTTTCCAAACCACCCTAAGACTTCATTGCGGATTGCGGGGACGCGCGAGGCGTAGAACATCGCTGCCGACATCGTACAGATGATGGTCATCATCAATAGCATGATCGCGATGCTAACCTGTGGTCGCCGTGCCTGTGGTCGCCGGTTTGCGGCTTCGGGCAAAGACGACAGCGGCGACCCTTGGGGGGGGCGGTCTGACGTCTCGCTGGGCTGGCTGACCATGGTTTCGGCTCTTGTTCGCGAAAAGACTACAGTCCGGCTTTTCCCCAAGTTTCGGAAAACACAAACTCCGAAAATGCTTTTCGGGTGCGGGGGTTCTGATCGCGTGTGGCTAAATCGGAATGGGTTGACTGGGTGTCAACATAACCAACTGCGATGGCTGTTTGGGGCTGGTACCCTTCGGGAAGAGAATAAGTCGTCCGGATTTTCTCCAATTCGACGCCGGCCATCTGATGGGCCTGCAGCCCTTCCTTCGCGGCCTGCAAGGCGAAATAGCCGGCGGCGGCTCCCAGGTCATGCAGGGCAACTCGGTTCGCTGAGCCATTGCGATCAAACCGGGTGTGAATCGCCGTCAGGATTAGGACGCCAGCATGTTTTGCCCACTCTTGGTTCGGTGCGTTTAAGCAGCCCAGCATCCTTTGGAATTCCGCTTCTTGTTCGCGGAACGCAATCAGGAATCGCCAAGGTTGTTCGTTGTAGCTGCTGGGGGCCCAGCGAGCCGCGTCGAAGCAAGCTTCGATTTTTTCCTTTTCGACCGTTCGCGGCGTGTAGGCGTACGGACTCCAACGCGATGAGAAGGGTTGGGGAACGGAGTCTTGGGGGAGCGGAGCATTCATCGTGGTCAGACTTTCTAATCAGACGTGGGGTGAGGTCACACGAAACCATTTCGCCAGATGCCGGGCTCAATGCTTCCTTCAAGACATTCGGTTGATGTTAATCCTTCGGGAGGTCTGCAGCGGCCGGAGCCTCGGTGGTTACCCGTCGTTTCAAATCTTCATCGGGCTGACTGTCTTCGGGGGCGAACTTGTACTCTGGATTGTCTCGTTGAAAGTCTTTGTCCGTCAATCCGGGGTTCAAGCTTAACCGAGTGAAGACATATTCTTCTTGAAGTGGAGGTTCGGCTTCAGGGTCTTCGGGCCATGCGTAGCTGGCGAAATAAATCGGCAACCGCAATTCTTCATCCATCAGAATACGAGCGATCTTGTAGTCCGAGTCAGGGCGTTGCTCGTTCAGGCGGACTTCGAAGTGTCGGCACTTTCGCCCGTTGATTTTTGCGGAACCGTATTCGATTAAATCGCAGTCGGTATGGCGAAGTTCCACATCGATTCGCCGGACCAGTTCCTCAAGCATGTGCTTCAAACCAGCTTGCGTGACCGGGTAACGACTTTCCGACATCGCCAGCATGCTGGTCGGTCGGACTTGCATCGTCGTATTGGGGATGCTGCGACCGCCGCGTCGAGCCAGCATGTCTCCGTCCCGTTCGTTTTCTACGTAAAGGATCTCTCTCCCCTCCATCACCGCTGGCTTCATGTAGCGGATGTAAATACTGAGTGGAGTGATCAGTTCGTCCCCTTCTTGTTTTCGCTCGCGAACTTTCATCCACAGGTACTGTGGGCCACTCATCCGATCATAGATTCGCTCGCGTTTGATCAGCACGCAGGTGTAATCGCTGATCTCGTTATCAAACCGTTTAAGGGCCGTCTGAGCGGTTGCTAGGAACGGGCCCAGTTTCCGCAGCGTTGCCGCTTTATCGGAATTGGCGGTGATTTTGGTATCGGTTTTCTTTTGCGCTGTGTCGGTTGCGTCCGCTGTGTCGGTGGCGTCCGTTACTTTGTCGTCCGTTGCAGCCGGAGTTTTTGTTGCATTCCGGGCATCCGTTGTGATTGGAGCCTCTAAAACATCCGAAGCGGCCGCGGGGCTCGCTTCCTCGGTGGGAAGGGGATCTTGGGCGTTGGCGGTGACTTCGCCGAAGAGGCATCCGCCAAAACCAAGAAACGCGATGGCAAGGCCGTTTGCTAGAGGCTCTGTCCAGGAGAGTTTTTTGGGCGTGGGGATGGTTGAGTAAGTCATGGCAACACTCCGGGACTGGCGGAATAAACAAGGGAATAGGGCAGGCGGTGTCAAATCGCCGAATAATGACAACAATTCGTGTGCCAATCGGCTCACGATTTACCAGGTATAGTGGTGGAGTCGAAATCGCCGTGCAAAAATCAGGTTTCGCTGCGTTTCCGATTGCATCCAACCATTCCTTTTTCTTTCCAAAAATTTCAATCCATGTTGCAAATGTCGCGTTTTCAATCTTCTAGTCGTCCGTTTTTACTATACCGTGTCGGGATGCCAGGATGCTTGCGTCGGCTGGCTTGTCTGGTTTGTTTTCTGGGGGCTCTTCCCGCGTGGGCACAGGACGGGCATCGCGTGGCGCTGCAGGGTGGCGATCAGTTGATGATTTTGGCCGCCGATGGATCGACGGAATGGCAACGAAAATGGGGCGGGATCCATGACCTGCACGTTCTTCCCAACGGGAATTTGATGGTGCAGGAAGGGGCGGCCGCCGTGGTGGAAATCGACAAGGATTCAAAGGACGTCATTTGGAAATACGATTCTAGGTCACAGAATACGACCGCGAAAAAAGGAACCACCGAAAAACCGATCGAGGTCCACACCTTTCAGCCGCTCCCCAATGGAAAGGTGATGATCGCTGAAACGACTCGCAAACGAATTATCGAAGTCGATCGCGATGGCAAAGTGCATTCGGAAGTCCCGTTGCAGGTCGATCACCCACATCCGCATACCGATACGCGATTGGCTCGCAAATTGGATAACGGGCATTACCTGGTTTGCCATGAAGGGGATGGGACCGTTCGTGAATACGATGCGGCTGGCAAAGTGGTGTGGGAGTACCAGGTTCCCATGTTTGGACGGCAGGCCGCAGGTGGCCATGGCCCCGAAGCTTTTGGCAACAAGGTCTTTTCCGCGGTTCGCCTAGAGAACGGAAACACGCTGATGGGAACCGGAAACGGACATAGCGTTCTGGAAGTTCAGCCCGATGGAGAAATCGTTTGGAGCATCCAGCAGAATGAGCTGCCGGGCATTCGCTTGGCCTGGGTGACGACCGTTCAGGTTTTGGAAAACGGGAATCGAGTCATCGGCAATTGCCACGCTGGTCCAGGGCAACCGATCCTCATCGAAATCGAACCGAAAACCAAGAAGGTCGTTTGGACGCTTGATCGTTTCGAAGATTTAGGGAACAACGTTTCAAATAGCGTCGTTTTAGAAGACTAAAGTTGCCTTTCGCACGTCCCCCGCGAAAGAAGGGCCACTTGAAGCAGCCTTTCGCAACCCGCGCGAAAGGC comes from the Roseimaritima multifibrata genome and includes:
- a CDS encoding nitroreductase family protein, which codes for MNAPLPQDSVPQPFSSRWSPYAYTPRTVEKEKIEACFDAARWAPSSYNEQPWRFLIAFREQEAEFQRMLGCLNAPNQEWAKHAGVLILTAIHTRFDRNGSANRVALHDLGAAAGYFALQAAKEGLQAHQMAGVELEKIRTTYSLPEGYQPQTAIAVGYVDTQSTHSDLATRDQNPRTRKAFSEFVFSETWGKAGL
- a CDS encoding outer membrane protein assembly factor BamB family protein → MLQMSRFQSSSRPFLLYRVGMPGCLRRLACLVCFLGALPAWAQDGHRVALQGGDQLMILAADGSTEWQRKWGGIHDLHVLPNGNLMVQEGAAAVVEIDKDSKDVIWKYDSRSQNTTAKKGTTEKPIEVHTFQPLPNGKVMIAETTRKRIIEVDRDGKVHSEVPLQVDHPHPHTDTRLARKLDNGHYLVCHEGDGTVREYDAAGKVVWEYQVPMFGRQAAGGHGPEAFGNKVFSAVRLENGNTLMGTGNGHSVLEVQPDGEIVWSIQQNELPGIRLAWVTTVQVLENGNRVIGNCHAGPGQPILIEIEPKTKKVVWTLDRFEDLGNNVSNSVVLED
- a CDS encoding DUF1571 domain-containing protein, which translates into the protein MTYSTIPTPKKLSWTEPLANGLAIAFLGFGGCLFGEVTANAQDPLPTEEASPAAASDVLEAPITTDARNATKTPAATDDKVTDATDTADATDTAQKKTDTKITANSDKAATLRKLGPFLATAQTALKRFDNEISDYTCVLIKRERIYDRMSGPQYLWMKVRERKQEGDELITPLSIYIRYMKPAVMEGREILYVENERDGDMLARRGGRSIPNTTMQVRPTSMLAMSESRYPVTQAGLKHMLEELVRRIDVELRHTDCDLIEYGSAKINGRKCRHFEVRLNEQRPDSDYKIARILMDEELRLPIYFASYAWPEDPEAEPPLQEEYVFTRLSLNPGLTDKDFQRDNPEYKFAPEDSQPDEDLKRRVTTEAPAAADLPKD